The Henckelia pumila isolate YLH828 chromosome 2, ASM3356847v2, whole genome shotgun sequence genome includes a window with the following:
- the LOC140879144 gene encoding uncharacterized protein: protein MNSTEKHITKHFSHEHPLTFNDDESLDADDDGKPKFCSICGLIIFINSYYSCSHVQQGCHFLVHEICAHRLPQQLRVTPAFNSRRPDDYSPYSDYERYSLYLCGPNDNDIANKKCIKCGQICKNYTYSIPTNHYFHPLCLLHLEIVTKHRSHDHPLSAMRKEICAFCNACGEEERGFFWSCQTCDYWISQDCALIQPVAMHASHSHPLVLFYNNLDIDPRLFFNFDFCRICRECIGVKSFYSCGICQYSVHLKCIKSSIRNMTPGEEWRKLIVHFPAPKKGTVFFSSIANIIEQEEEVDGTSTSISASRPEKCHEHQLILRGTSTSVVDDMEDGSKTLCNGCINPINSTTPYYPCSVAQCHFLLHDLCAKLPSRIKGKFHNPSPWFLFTKCEEFVSVFCCLFCKYEYTYIRYYKCTTCPAFNIHLRCALLPREVRHKFDEHPLQLIADGGNLVGLSIYRDWKYLENCGFCEVCEKPMDPNIWFYYCSECDQYFHVNCIPSVGKMSKMKFGGTLDHVGCHEHPVTSVRMLTIGSQKCTYCNKIIQGFQDDYWAFHCESCNVWIHKDCARNIYWESKFIRR from the exons ATGAACAGTACAGAAAAACACATTACAAAACATTTCAGCCACGAACATCCGTTGACTTTTAACGACGACGAGAGTCTTGATGCCGACGACGACGGGAAACCAAAATTCTGTAGCATATGTGGGctgataatttttatcaactcaTACTACAGTTGCAGCCACGTCCAGCAGGGTTGCCATTTTCTCGTCCACGAGATATGTGCCCATCGACTACCCCAGCAGTTACGCGTGACGCCGGCGTTTAATTCTCGCCGGCCAGATGATTATAGCCCATATTCTGATTATGAAAGATATAGTTTGTATCTCTGTGGCCCTAATGACAATGATATAGCGAATAAGAAATGCATAAAATGTGGCCAAATATGCAAGAATTACACCTACTCAATCCCAACAAACCATTACTTCCACCCTTTGTGCCTTTTGCATTTGGAAATAGTAACCAAACATAGAAGCCACGACCATCCCTTGTCGGCCATGCGAAAGGAAATTTGTGCTTTCTGTAATGCTTGTGGGGAAGAAGAAAGAGGATTCTTCTGGTCGTGCCAAACATGTGATTACTGGATTTCTCAGGATTGCGCTCTAATTCAACCAGTCGCGATGCATGCCTCCCATTCTCATCCCCTAGttctattttataataatttggaTATAGATCCTCGACTATTTTTTAATTTCGATTTTTGCAGAATATGTCGAGAGTGTATAGGCGTTAAAAGCTTTTATAGTTGCGGAATCTGCCAATACAGTGTTCATCTCAAATGTATTAAATCGTCAATAAGGAATATGACACCCGGAGAAG AGTGGAGAAAATTGATAGTACATTTTCCAGCACCTAAAAAGGGGACGGTTTTTTTTAGTAGTATTGCCAATATTATTGAGCaagaagaagaagttgatgGTACGAGCACGAGCATCTCAGCATCAAGACCAGAGAAATGCCACGAGCATCAATTGATCCTTCGTGGTACTTCTACTAGCGTCGTCGATGATATGGAGGATGGATCGAAAACACTGTGCAATGGATGCATTAATCCCATTAACTCAACCACTCCCTATTACCCTTGTAGTGTAGCTCAATGCCATTTCCTTTTGCATGACTTATGTGCTAAGCTACCCTCTAGAATCAAGGGCAAATTTCATAACCCTTCCCCATGGTTTCTATTTACGAAATGCGAGGAATTCGTTTCTGTATTCTGCTGCTTGTTTTGCAAATATGAAT ATACATATATTCGCTATTACAAATGCACCACTTGTCCTGCTTTCAATATACACCTACGTTGCGCCCTACTGCCTCGAGAAGTCAGGCATAAATTTGATGAGCATCCCCTTCAGCTCATCGCCGATGGCGGAAACCTCGTTGGCCTATCCATATATAGAGATTGGAAATATTTGGAAAACTGTGGCTTCTGTGAGGTTTGTGAAAAGCCTATGGATCCAAACATCTGGTTCTACTATTGCTCTGAATGCGACCAGTATTTTCATGTGAATTGCATTCCATCGGTCGGGAAAATGTCAAAGATGAAGTTTGGTGGGACTCTTGATCATGTTGGCTGCCATGAACATCCCGTCACAAGTGTTCGAATGCTCACTATCGGAAGTCAAAAATGCACATACTGCAACAAAATAATACAAGGTTTTCAGGATGATTACTGGGCTTTTCATTGTGAATCATGTAATGTTTGGATTCATAAGGACTGTGCACGTAATATATATTGGGAGTCGAAATTTATAAGGAGGTaa
- the LOC140879143 gene encoding uncharacterized protein translates to MSSTTGEHILVSFSHEHPLIFHDEENLDSDDVKPRCCTICGMMIFMGSYYICMSRIEHDGCDFIVHEQCARLPLTLVTTLGRRIEYKFELRGPNDSATVNEKCLKCGQSFKNNYTYSSRLGHIHPFCSDVPILEATKHRSHEHPLVPTRREICGVCDACGEEERGIFLSCQTCDYWISQDCAILPPVAKHASHSHPLVRFYANFYIGMPRRYFNTQDCEICECDIGLKSFYSCQGCGYFVHLKCIKSSIKNITPQDWTRLIVQLPPAKESAFSRFFANLEQDHEEVDATSTSIIQSRPEEIHEHPLIFNEVVDSLVAWESKLLCNACINPIDSSTSPYYSCSVAQCHFLLHDFCAKLPSRPIIYFRPLFLFTKFKEFFSVFHCSHCAYECNGFGYSVDGFHCDVECASAPRIIKHDSHKNHYLHLTGNALDYNSIFMSCCNHEQNRFSNLYYRCTTCLAFKIHFRCAIMPRQVGHKYDKHPLQLIADGGNLVGLSMEYLENCGFCEVCENPMDPSIWFYYCSECDQYFHVNCIPSVGKLSKIKFGGTLDRVGCHDHPVTSVRMLTIGSQKCTYCNKIIQGFQDDYWAFHCESCNVWIHKKCAQKAENLSREKSKLELKSGSESESE, encoded by the exons ATGAGCAGTACCACGGGAGAGCACATTTTAGTAAGTTTCAGCCACGAACATCCGTTGATATTCCACGACGAGGAGAATCTTGATTCTGACGATGTCAAACCAAGATGTTGTACTATCTGCGGGatgatgatttttatgggctcatACTACATTTGCATGAGCCGCATCGAGCATGATGGTTGCGATTTCATCGTGCACGAACAATGTGCCCGTCTACCCCTCACATTAGTCACGACTTTGGGGCGTCGTATTGAGTACAAGTTTGAACTCCGTGGTCCTAATGACTCAGCTACAGTGAATGAGAAATGCTTAAAATGTGGCCAATCATTCAAGAATAATTACACCTACTCGAGTAGGCTTGGCCATATCCACCCTTTTTGCAGTGATGTGCCAATCTTGGAAGCAACGAAACACAGAAGCCATGAGCATCCATTGGTTCCCACGCGTAGGGAAATTTGTGGCGTGTGTGATGCCTGTGGGGAAGAAGAAAGAGGAATATTCCTCTCATGCCAAACTTGTGATTACTGGATTTCTCAGGATTGTGCTATACTTCCACCGGTCGCTAAACACGcctctcattctcatccactcGTTCGATTTTATGCTAACTTTTATATCGGGATGCCACGGAGGTACTTCAATACTCAAGATTGTGAAATCTGTGAATGTGATATAGGTTTGAAAAGCTTTTATAGCTGCCAAGGCTGCGGATACTTCGTTCATCTCAAATGTATTAAATCGTCGATCAAGAATATTACACCCCAAG ATTGGACTAGATTGATAGTGCAATTGCCACCGGCTAAAGAGAGCGCTTTTTCGCGTTTTTTTGCCAATCTTGAACAAGATCATGAGGAAGTTGATGCTACAAGCACGAGTATCATACAGTCAAGACCGGAGGAAATCCACGAGCATCCATTGATCTTTAATGAAGTTGTTGATAGTCTAGTAGCATGGGAATCGAAGCTATTGTGCAATGCATGCATTAATCCCATTGATTCAAGTACTTCTCCCTATTACAGTTGTAGTGTAGCTCAATGCCATTTCCTTTTGCATGACTTCTGTGCAAAGCTACCTTCTAGACCTATTATTTATTTCAGACCACTGTTTCTATTCACAAAGTTTAAGGAATTCTTTTCTGTGTTCCATTGTAGCCATTGCGCATATGAGTGTAACGGATTTGGATATTCTGTGGATGGCTTCCATTGTGATGTGGAGTGCGCTTCGGCGCCAAGAATCATCAAACACGACTCACACAAGAACCACTATCTTCATCTAACAGGAAATGCATTAGATTACAATTCCATTTTCATGAGCTGTTGTAATCATGAGCAAAATAGGTTCAGTAATCTCTATTACAGATGTACCACTTGTCTTGCTTTCAAGATACACTTTCGTTGTGCGATAATGCCTCGACAAGTTGGACATAAATATGACAAGCATCCCCTTCAGCTCATCGCCGATGGCGGAAACCTCGTTGGCCTCTCCATGGAATATTTGGAAAACTGTGGCTTCTGTGAGGTCTGTGAAAACCCTATGGATCCAAGCATCTGGTTCTACTATTGCTCCGAATGCGACCAATATTTTCACGTGAATTGCATTCCGTCGGTTGGGAAGTTGTCAAAAATAAAGTTTGGTGGGACTCTTGATCGTGTTGGCTGCCATGATCATCCCGTCACAAGTGTTCGAATGCTCACTATAGGAAGTCAAAAATGCACATACTGCAACAAAATAATACAAGGTTTTCAGGATGACTACTGGGCTTTTCATTGTGAATCCTGCAATGTTTGGATTCATAAGAAATGTGCACAGAAAGCGGAGAATCTCTCAAGAGAAAAATCGAAACTGGAATTGAAATCTGGGTCTGAATCGGAATCGGAATAG
- the LOC140885442 gene encoding glycosyltransferase BC10-like produces the protein MNFPRSFVDSFLEKKDVRYNPRMSPVIPKKKWRKGSQWVTLTRRHVEVIVTDDTVFPIFRNLCKRRPQVDSGGGKKNLKLQKQHNCIPDEHYVQTLLAMNDLESELEKKTLTYTLWNQSKTNLENKFWHPFTFSYTDSGPQQIKRIKNTELGRPNKL, from the exons ATGAATTTTCCTAGGAGTTTTGTGGACAG CTTTCTTGAAAAAAAAGATGTGCGCTATAATCCAAGAATGTCCCCAGTTATACCAAAGAAAAAATGGCGCAAAGGATCACAG TGGGTCACCTTAACTCGAAGACATGTGGAAGTAATAGTTACCGATGACACTGTCTTTCCAATTTTTAGGAACTTATGCAAG AGACGCCCACAAGTTGATTCCGGTGGGGGCAAGAAGAATCTT AAACTTCAGAAACAGCACAATTGTATCCCGGATGAACACTATGTGCAGACTTTACTTGCT atgaatgatcttgAGTCCGAGCTTGAAAAAAAAACGTTGACCTACACGTTATGGAATCAATCCAAGACAAATTTGGAAAATAAGTTCTGGCATCCTTTTACATTTAGCTACACGGATTCAGGACCTCAACAAATAAAAAGAATCAAG